GTTATGCAACACCCGTCACCTGGTCCCCTGACAGCAGAAAAATTGCCTATCTTTCCGGTTGCACAGAACAGGAATATGCACACGAATTATGGATGATTAACCTCACCCATCCTGTATCTGTTCAGTTGATAAAGGATTCAGTAATCACCGCCCTGAAATGGTCGTCGTAAGTTCCTATTGCTGTTTTCATCCCCACGAATTTAGGGTATAATAAAAATAGATAACGTGCATAAACTAAAGAAACCGCTGGTGTTCTCCACCAACGGTTCTGTACAACTGCCCTTCAAGGGGGCGGCTCACACATAGGTTTTTAAGAAATAACTACCCACCATGCTTGCCAGGCTCATGGGTGGTTATTTTTTATGGCTCGACAGTATTGCAACAATTAACGTCCCGAAGGAAATCATTAAAACAAGCGTTTCAAAAACCGTCATATAGGCATCACCCCCTTCCCTATTTTTAAGTCAGGGGAGTGAAACCGCCACCCACGAAAGCCTTATTGTACTTATCTAATTGTATCAAAAACCGGTTTCTTTTTACATACGTGCCAAATGTACTATTTTCCAATTACACCCCAGTGAAGCGCGTTATAGGCATTCTCAAATCGGGATTTGCTAACCCAATATTTTCCTCTTCCTGCCGGGTCAGTAACATGGTGTACATCTGCTCCTTCATTAAAATCTAGTCATATTTTACTAAAATTTGTCTAATTTGGTCAAATGAATGTAGTATTCTAACAGATTTGTATTATTTGAATTACGCGAACTTTGTCGAAATATCGGGTGTTTATACCTATTTTATCCTGCGAAATTTGTGGTATTATGTAATTAAAGATTCAGAAAAGTTTTTATAGTTAGGAGCTTAAAAATGACTACTGATTCCGTATCCAATTCAATACTTACTTTTGCAAACAATAGCAAAATATCATTGGAACATGTTATCTCAATGTTATCCACACAATACGATGAACAGACTGTACAAGATCTGGTTCGTGAGCTGTGCCTAACAAGTAGTAATAGCGGGATAATGAAAAAAGGCCTGGAATACTTATACATGAACGGCCATTATGAAGATTTGCAACTTTTGATCGAAAAAAACAGCGCATCTAGGAATCTGTCAAACAACCAATGGGCAACCGTGTATCAACTTATGATGGATCGAAAGTTAAATCGCTTGACACCACTGAAAATTCTCCACCACGTAACATCTCTCCGCAGTAACGAGTTTGAGTTAATATGTTTAATAGAGTTTGTAAAGATTAACGCTCATTATGACATGCATGAATTTGGAACAATAGGAAACTTCTTAGATAAACAACAATATTTATTTGATTCAGTTCATGATCCATTTCTATTATCTTATTTTAATATTCGGTTGTATGAGGTAATGTTCACCTATTATTGGGTAAGGAATGAACTCATTATGTCCAGAAAATATGCCTTTCGGGTCCTGAACTTAACGCAAAATCCAAGAACAAAGGCAGCTATGAACATAAATTTAGCATTAACATACACATTTGATACTTATCAACAAGGCATGCATCATCTAAAGGCAGCCCGTAAAATATCAAAGGATTACGGATTAATGGATAATATCAGTATTATTCAAAACAGAAATATCCCATTTCTTGCTGCACATCACGGGAGGGTGAAAGGAATTACATCCAATGACCCTAGTGAACAGGCACATATTGAAATCGTAAAGGGAAACATGAAAAAAGCAGAGGGTTTATTAAGAAAGCTATCACTTGAATCTCCCTTTGTAATGTATTACTTGGGACTAGCCACTTATGATAAGGATTTGCTTTTTCAGTCGTATAACTGTTTCATTGAAAAACGGAGTGATTACTTTTTTGCCAGACTGCCAATGTTAGCGTTACAAAAAACAGGTGCTTATTTAAATTGATAGATAAGAAAACCTTGAGAGGGGGTGTTAAGGATGAAAAAAATCGGAATGCTATTCTCAGTTATTGCTTTAACAATATTCTTTGTTAGTGCACCAGTAAGCGCTTCAACAGGGCCATCTTTTTACATTGACCCTGGTTACGGGGATGTTGATTGATAAGTTTATCATGGGGGATGCCCTATTGATTAAACAAAGCCATCTCGGGATAATACATGTGATAAATAATAGTCATCCTCCCTCAATTAGCGGAATGTACATATGGAATTCCTATCCAAGGAATCCATTCATTACATTCCGTTTTTTGTTGGCTTCCCTTGTACAGATTTTTTATACGTAAGTATCCTTCTTCAAGTGCAAAAAGCCAACTATTAACACTTTAAGACTACAATTTGTTTAAATAGTGAGATATTTGTCGAATGATTAGGTATTTACATCTAACCGTTTTATGGTAATATATACCTATGTTTAGGGGTGTTTTAAGAATAAGCTGAAATGAACAATCAAACAAACAGGGACCGGGGGTGTTAAAATCAAAAAAGACAAGGTATTTTCCTCACTTAAACATTTAACAGCATCATTTTCTGATGCTTCCTTATATGTCCATGGATCATCCTATTATGATGATCCTGGATATGGTGATGTTGATTAACAGGTTACAGAATTACTTTGTTTAAAAAAATATAAAAATGATGATCTATAATTAGCAGGATGTAATATGATCTCCGAGTAATTTGACAAAGGAATCAACTTACATTCTTTTTTTGCCCCTACGAATTAGTTCCTACGGTTAATCAGGATAAGCATCCATCAAAAATGCTACTGACTGTTTTATTAAATCTCTTAAAACATTAATATCAATATCTGCTACCTTATTTATATATACACATGCCTTTCCAGTAGTATGTTTCCCAAAATCCTTTAACAACTCTTCCCTTTTTTCATCACCAGTCGCAAAATATAAACTGATTTTAGCTTTTCTGGGTGAAAAACCAACCAACGGCGCGTCACCCTCATGTCCTGAATCATACTTATAGTGGTATGAACCAAACCCAATAATACTTGTTCCCCACATCTTAGCGTCGTAACCAGTTGTTTCAGCAAAAATGGTTAGTAATTTAAATGCATCCTTCTGCTTTTTGGAATTTTCCACGCTTTCAATAAATTCGATAACACTATTATCTGTTTCGAAGGTCTTTTGTTTGTACATAGATAATCACTCCTTTTTATTGCCATGTACTGCTATCTTACCATAAAAAGCCAATGCCTTTTAAATACATGGGAATTTATTAACTAAATGAAAAAATATGCAGTCCCACAACATGCAGCGATATTTGAGTAGCACTCATTCACCCCTTCCCTTTATTGCAGTATTACCTTACTGTCTTTTCATTCATCAGTTTTTATCCTAGCCTGCTGATATAATTTATTATAAAAAAAAGTGGAGATACGATTGAACGTATCTCCACTTTATTGTGCCTGGCGGCGTCCTACTCT
This Virgibacillus phasianinus DNA region includes the following protein-coding sequences:
- a CDS encoding putative holin-like toxin encodes the protein MTVFETLVLMISFGTLIVAILSSHKK
- a CDS encoding AimR family lysis-lysogeny pheromone receptor; its protein translation is MTTDSVSNSILTFANNSKISLEHVISMLSTQYDEQTVQDLVRELCLTSSNSGIMKKGLEYLYMNGHYEDLQLLIEKNSASRNLSNNQWATVYQLMMDRKLNRLTPLKILHHVTSLRSNEFELICLIEFVKINAHYDMHEFGTIGNFLDKQQYLFDSVHDPFLLSYFNIRLYEVMFTYYWVRNELIMSRKYAFRVLNLTQNPRTKAAMNINLALTYTFDTYQQGMHHLKAARKISKDYGLMDNISIIQNRNIPFLAAHHGRVKGITSNDPSEQAHIEIVKGNMKKAEGLLRKLSLESPFVMYYLGLATYDKDLLFQSYNCFIEKRSDYFFARLPMLALQKTGAYLN
- a CDS encoding DUF1801 domain-containing protein, with the protein product MYKQKTFETDNSVIEFIESVENSKKQKDAFKLLTIFAETTGYDAKMWGTSIIGFGSYHYKYDSGHEGDAPLVGFSPRKAKISLYFATGDEKREELLKDFGKHTTGKACVYINKVADIDINVLRDLIKQSVAFLMDAYPD